The Thiomicrorhabdus lithotrophica DNA segment TTATGTGTCGGTAAACGTGCGGATTTTCTGTTAAAATTCCTCTCATCTGAAAGGCGCGGCATTTATACCATATCCCAGCCAAATTAACAATTTAAATTCATTAATTGACTTAGTATTTTACGTTTAACATTAAGCAATGAATTTTCAATCAAAAGAATTAACCACATGACTATTAAAATCAAGACCGCAGATGAAATACAAAAGCTACGTGTTGCAGGAAAGTTAGCTGCTGATGTTTTAGAAATGATTGCACCTTATGTTGTACCTGGTGCATCAACTGGTGAACTTAATTCAATCATGCATAAATACATGACTGAAGAACAAGGCACTATCCCTGCAACACTCAACTATCACGGGTTTCCTGCTTCAAGTTGTATATCTATTAACCAAGTCGTTTGTCACGGGATCCCAGAAGATAAAAAGATTCTAAAGAAAGGCGATATTGTCAACATTGATGTCACCGTTATTAAAGACGGCTATCATGGTGATACCAGTAGAATGTTTGAAGTGGGTGAAGTAAAGCCTTTTGCTAGCCGTCTTTGTAAAATCGCTCATGAATGCTTATGGCTCGGAATTGAACAAGTTAAACCTGATGCGACTTTATATGATGTTGCAACTGCTATTCAGCAACACGCTGAAAAAAACAACTATTCTGTTGTTCGTGAATATTGTGGCCACGGTATTGGTGCCGAATTCCATGAAGAACCACAAGTTCTTCACTATGCCGCACCAGAACTAAAAGAAATCGTTTTAAAACCGGGCATGGTGTTCACCATTGAACCGATGATTAACCAGGGTAAAGCCCCTGTTAAACTCCTAGCTGACAATTGGACTGTAGTAACTAAAGACAGAAAACTTTCTGCTCAGTGGGAACACACCCTAACAGTAACCGATTCAGGTTATGAAATATTCACTTTACGAACAGATGAAAAACCCGTTTTACCCTAAATTATCTGCCTTTTATTAACGATTGAACATAGAGATATTTTTAAATGACAACTCGCCCATCTATCCCAAGCTTTTTTCATTCTTTAGAAGATAAAAGCACTCCGCTAATTGAGCAACTTAAAGCTGGGCGAAAAGTATTAACTGAATTTACACAATATCAGTTTACCCAGTTTGAAGAAGGTGCTGCAGTTGCAGAACTGATAAAAGAACGAGCAACGTTCATCGATCAGTTTCTAAAAAAGATTTGGCAAGTATTTATTCCTGAAAATGTAGGAACTTTAATTGCTGTTGGTGGCTATGGACGTGGCGAACTCCATCCTTATTCAGACATTGATTTATTAATACTTTGCGACGACATTCAGGAAAACCAAGAAGACTTATCAAAATTTATTACATTTCTATGGGATTTAGGTTTTGAAGTAGGCCACGCCATTCGAACCGTAGCTGATTGTGAAACAGCTGGATTAGAGGATGTCACCACTGCAACCAATTTACTTGAATCAAGATGGCTGACAGGCGATTATGGACGCTTTGAGCAACTTCAACAACTTTGGGATTACCACTCGACTTTCTGGAAAAGCGAAGATTTTTTCCAAGCTAAATTTGAAGAGCAGGAAAATCGTCATCAACGTTTTAACGACACCATTTACCAGCTAGAACCTAATATTAAAGAAAGTCCAGGTGGATTGAGAGATATTCAAACTATTTACTGGGTTGCAAAAAGACATTTTAATGCTAATTCTATCAATGAATTAGTACAACGAAACTTTTTAACGACTGAAGAGTTTTTAGAAATCGAAGCGGCCTATAAGTACTTAAATAGAATTCGTTTTGCCCTTCAGCATAAGAAAAGACGTCGCGAAGACCGTTTGCAATTTGATTTACAACAAGCCATTGCTGAAAGCTTTGGCTACAGTGACAATGCAGAAAAAATTGCGGTTGAGCAGTTTATGAGCAGTTACTACCGTAACGTACAAAATGTAGTCAAACTAAACGAAATTCTATTACAGCATTTTCGTGAAGTACTTTTTGATGATGAAAACACAGTAACTACACCAATTAACAATCATTTTAAGATGGTTAATGATTACTTAGACATCACCCACCCTAAAGTATTTTTAAAGAATCCTACAGCGTTACTTGAATCTTTCATTATCCTAGAAAGCTTGCCCGAAATTAAGGGCCTCAGGTCTAATGCTATTCGATCGATTAGAGACCATCTCTATTTAATTGACGACAGTTTTAGAAACGACCCTATTAACAAAGCGCTATTTATGGAAATTTTTAGACAACCTAAAGGGGTCAATGCTGCCGTTAAGCGCATGCACAGCTACGGTGTACTCAGTGAATACCTACCCGTTTTTAAAAAGATTACTGGCTTGATGCAATTCAATATATTTCATGCCTATACGGTAGATGACCACACCATTTTAACCATCCGCAACTTACGCAGGTTTTTTGTTGATGAATTTACCTACGAGTTCCCTACGGCTCACCAAATCGCAAAAGATCTTTGCAAACCTGAGCTACTGTTTTTATCAGGTCTATTCCATGATATCGCAAAAGGAAGAAACGGTGCTCACGAAGTACTAGGCGCAGTTGATGCACTCGAATTCGCTCAACATCACAATCTATCCAAGAAAGATGGTAAATTAATTAGCTGGCTAGTTAGACACCATTTAGACTTTTCAAGCATTGCCCAGAAAAAAGACTTAAGCGACCCAAAAGTCATTCAATATTTTGCAAAATTAGTGGGTGACCAAGAACACTTGGATTATTTATACCTTCTGACGGTAGCAGATGTATGCTCAACCTCATCAGACGTTTGGAATGATTGGAAAAATTCACTCTTTTTAGACTTATATAATGAAACCTCTAACCAGTTAGCATTGAGTATAAACTCACCTAAAGACAGAAAAAAGAAAGCGCTACAAATCCAAGAAAAATCAAGAGAAATGCTATCTAAACGTGGAATACCGTCTGCAGAATTCAACGCCTTATGGAGTAGTTTCTCTAAAAGCGATTTCTTCAGT contains these protein-coding regions:
- the map gene encoding type I methionyl aminopeptidase — translated: MTIKIKTADEIQKLRVAGKLAADVLEMIAPYVVPGASTGELNSIMHKYMTEEQGTIPATLNYHGFPASSCISINQVVCHGIPEDKKILKKGDIVNIDVTVIKDGYHGDTSRMFEVGEVKPFASRLCKIAHECLWLGIEQVKPDATLYDVATAIQQHAEKNNYSVVREYCGHGIGAEFHEEPQVLHYAAPELKEIVLKPGMVFTIEPMINQGKAPVKLLADNWTVVTKDRKLSAQWEHTLTVTDSGYEIFTLRTDEKPVLP
- the glnD gene encoding [protein-PII] uridylyltransferase translates to MTTRPSIPSFFHSLEDKSTPLIEQLKAGRKVLTEFTQYQFTQFEEGAAVAELIKERATFIDQFLKKIWQVFIPENVGTLIAVGGYGRGELHPYSDIDLLILCDDIQENQEDLSKFITFLWDLGFEVGHAIRTVADCETAGLEDVTTATNLLESRWLTGDYGRFEQLQQLWDYHSTFWKSEDFFQAKFEEQENRHQRFNDTIYQLEPNIKESPGGLRDIQTIYWVAKRHFNANSINELVQRNFLTTEEFLEIEAAYKYLNRIRFALQHKKRRREDRLQFDLQQAIAESFGYSDNAEKIAVEQFMSSYYRNVQNVVKLNEILLQHFREVLFDDENTVTTPINNHFKMVNDYLDITHPKVFLKNPTALLESFIILESLPEIKGLRSNAIRSIRDHLYLIDDSFRNDPINKALFMEIFRQPKGVNAAVKRMHSYGVLSEYLPVFKKITGLMQFNIFHAYTVDDHTILTIRNLRRFFVDEFTYEFPTAHQIAKDLCKPELLFLSGLFHDIAKGRNGAHEVLGAVDALEFAQHHNLSKKDGKLISWLVRHHLDFSSIAQKKDLSDPKVIQYFAKLVGDQEHLDYLYLLTVADVCSTSSDVWNDWKNSLFLDLYNETSNQLALSINSPKDRKKKALQIQEKSREMLSKRGIPSAEFNALWSSFSKSDFFSKQSSSDVARITKLLYQCDKTQSNIFLEEQSQRGASELIIYMPDRDYLFAYIAHTLDSLGANVLEAQIFSSSDNMTLVLVYFLNRETNDYLDEDRHFEVLDKIKYQLTQDEVYPLESTNLIKARRTRHFETPTEVMFNQINDSLTELSINTKDTPGLLARIGCALKEENIRLHDAKIHTVGEKAEDVFLISNTENQAITSKERLMHIKEALLEMIEQ